From Anoplopoma fimbria isolate UVic2021 breed Golden Eagle Sablefish chromosome 11, Afim_UVic_2022, whole genome shotgun sequence, one genomic window encodes:
- the gng13b gene encoding guanine nucleotide-binding protein G(I)/G(S)/G(O) subunit gamma-13b codes for MDEMDLPQMKKEVESLKYQLAFKREKSSKTVTDLVKWIEDGVPEDPFLNPELMKNNPWVEKGKCILL; via the exons ATGGATGAGATGGACCTGCCCCAGATGAAGAAGGAGGTGGAGAGCCTCAAGTACCAGCTGGCCTTCAAACGAGAGAAGTCCTCCAAAACGGTGACCGA TTTGGTAAAGTGGATAGAGGACGGCGTCCCGGAGGATCCCTTCCTGAACCCGGAGCTGATGAAGAACAACCCGTGGGTGGAGAAAGGAAAGTGCATCCTTCTCTAG